The DNA region gaaaatccacttcgagtgcagggaggtcagaatccaacagcatctgcagtccttttcagtctctgaatcagatttttgctcaggtccctcaatttcagccagaaaatacctgaaatcacagaaaaacacacaaactcatagtaaagtctagaaaagtgaattttaactaaaaactaataaaaatataataaaaactaactaaaacatactaaaaacaatgccaaaaagcgtattaattatccgctcatcaatgactcACTCACAAGGATCAACATGTAGACAAGAAAAAGAACTTTCTTCTAAAACTACTGCTGTGGCTCACAAGAATACTAACGAAGTAGATTCTAGAATGACTCAAGATTTGAAGAGAAAAGAGACCACAATTGAAGATGATATTGAAGAGTGTGGCAGCTTGCAAGAAAGGCCAACTAAGAAGGGAAAAACACGTCAATTTGCTTCAATGCCGATTGATACTTTTCTTCAACTTAGCAATGAACCTGATGGTGAAGAGCAATTGGATGAGAATGAAGAAGATATTATAGAGGAGCAGGACGAGGATTATATTAATCCAACTGAGGCTGAGAACATAGACAATACTTTGAAAGGTAAACTTTTTGCaggttctcaattttttttcctgtttactttttcttagtttaattagtttgttcAGTTTTTGTTAAATTAGTCAGTATAGTTATGCATGCTTAGTGGATTAtaggtggttaggaagttttatcTGAattgtagtggatttaggttgaacaTTTTGGTTGCTGCTGATGCCTTTTATGAATGGTTTTATgagctgctttatccttgttaatggctgattttatgccttgttttgattgagcaatgatgctgatggccttattctgagctgttttattagtgctgatttggttttagttaGTTCATataggttgattttgctgtttagtgttgctttatccttgttaatggctgatttcatgccttgttttgattgagcaatgatgatgatggccttattctgagctgttttattagtgctgatttgatTTTAGTGAGTTAATATGGGTTGAgtttgctgtttagtgctgctttatccttgttaatggctgatttcatgccttattttgattgagcaataatgctgatgatggccttattctgagctattTTATTAGTGttgatttggttttagtgagtttatatgggttgattttgctgtttagtgctgctttatccttgttaatggctgatttcatgccttgttttgattgagcaatgatgatgatggccttattctgagctgttttattagtgctgatttgattttagtgagttcatatgggttgagtttgctgtttagtgctactttatccttgttaatggctgatttcatgccttgttttgattgagcaatgatgctgatgatggccttattctgagctattttattagtgctgatttggttttagtgagttcatatgggttgattttactgtttagtgctgctttatccttgttaatggctgatttcatgccttgttttgattgagcaatgatgacgatggccttattctgagctattttattagtgctgatttggttttagtgagttcatatgggttgaGTTTGCTGTTTAGTGCTTCTTTATCCTTggtaatggctgatttcatgccttgttttcaTTAAGCaattatgatgatgatggccttatcCTGAGCTAttttattagtgctgatttggttttagtgagttcatatgggttaattttactatttagtgctgctttatccttgttaatggcttatttcatgccttgtttttaTTGAGCAACtatgatgatgatggccttatcCGGAGCTATTTTATTAGTGCTGATTTAGttttagtgagttcatatgggttgaGTTTgttgtttagtgctgctttatccttgttaatggctgatttcatgccttatttttattgagaaattatgatgatgatggccttatcCTGAGCTATCTTATTAGTGCTaatttggttttagtgagttcatatggATTGATTTTACTGTTTAGTgttgctttatccttgttaatggctgatttcgtgccttgttttgattgagcaattatgatgatgatggccttattctgagccgttttattagtgctgatttggttttagtgagttcatatgggttgattttgctgtttagtgctgctttatccttgttaatggctgattccatgccttgttttgattgagcaatgatgctgatggccttattctgagctctTCGTATGGAGACAACAGTGAAGAAAACACGAGGTCCTACGCAATGCTTGAAGATTCATGCAAGACAGTTGGAAGATAGAGAAAAAATTACTCTAGATATTGAAGGAGAGGCAATTGGTCCTACTAATGAAGCTATAAATAACTTGAGCAAATTTTTGGGCACAGTGGCAAGGAATTCAGATTTTTGTCCATTAATTTACACAAATTGGAAGGGGATTAAAGATAAAGAAGCCATTTGGGAATATGTTCAAGTgagaatattattattgtttcttTTAGAAACTATTTGGAAATGTACACatgtattttattcttattagcAAATAATATTTGTCTTTTATAGGCTAAGTTCATTATTCCAACTGAAGGAAAGAGGATAGTCCTTGCTCGTATCAATGACAACTGGAGACGGTATAAGACCACAATCAAGCAAAATCATTTTCTGCCATACAAATGTGTTATGAAATGCTGAAAAATCGTCCTAAAAGCATACCTGAGAGTCATTTTCGCAAGTTGATTGCTTATTGGAGAACTGAGAAAGTTAAGGTAAGACATGTGCAACTTATTGTAGTATGTTTATGCAATTATgagttatatatatttatgagtgaaatatgaTAATTTTTTGATAATACTTGTCTCTTGCTATGTAGAAAATGTCTGCGCAGAATAAGAAAAATAGGGCACAACAGAAATTTTGCCATCGAAAGGGACCAATAAATTTTGCAAGAATACGTACAAGATTGGtacaattttttattctttgtgCATTTGTATGTGTATGTAGGGTGAAGAATACGTGCATTTTTAACTCTATATAAATGCTTGTTGAACTGGATTTATAGGCTGCTTCTAAGGAAAATAATGAACCACCTACTCAAGCAGAAATGTTTGTTGAGACTCGCCAAAGCACAAAGGGAAAATCATTGGATGAAGACACTTTGGATGTTATTGTAAGTATTGGGAGTTAATTTGATTAAAATAGGTTATGGATTTCTTGTGTCTTGGTAATTTGTCCATCATTTGTGGTTATCTTTATGCTTGCAGTTTAGTTAAACAATGCTGATACTATTCTTAATtgctattatttgatttgatgttgTCAAATGATATATGTTTTGAGTCCAAGTGTGTAGTTactcttttttgttattatttttcttcacatTAATATAGGCACATCTACAAGATGAGAATAAAAAGTCTAAAGAATCAGCAATTAGAGCTTTTCAATCCATATTTGGGAAAGAGAAGGCAGGGAGAGTGCGATGTCACGGAAGAGTTACGACACTAACTTtgttgaagaaaaatgaagaaattgccACCCTTAAGCAGCAACATGCAGCTGAGAAAGCATCATTAGAGGGTAAAGTTGATGTGATGCAAAAAGAAGTAGATGAACTAAATCGCTTGTTAAGATGATGTTGCAACAAAAAAGTTCAGGAGTGGACCTTGAGATGTTAGCTGCTCAACTAGGAAGAAGCACTTTAGGCAATCCGAACAATGATGCGCATGAGGAGGTATTATTTATTGTTAAAGTTTCTATATTGTTATGATATCTTAAATAATAGTTGATTATGTTGATGTTGATTCAATTGTTTTGTGTATCTAGATAGAAGAATGTTATGATATATAtgtttctcctctctctctcaaacATTTTTAGTAGATATTATTAGTATTAAAGATGTgtagttttatatttgattttttttcttttttttttacaggAAAACTATGTTGAAGGGGAAATCGAACTTGATTAAGGTCAAATTTTTAAGAGTAAGTGTTACAGAGTAAAAGTCATGAACTTGTGGATCGGACATGATGATAAATCTATTTGCTACTtagctatttcaactcttctttgtTATATTTTTGCAACATTATATGATATAGTTTGAGGTTGTCATGATGATGATAGTATTGTGGTATTTTGAATGTGATTGTGGATCTTACAACAATCTTTGTAAgtcaattttgatgaaaaatgttcaattatttttctttagtgactttattcaaatagtttagattatttattgactctaaataattaaaaaaatgaaattaatttcaTTCACGAGAAAACtactattgtaaataaagaattatatattacaaaaaactGTTGTCAAAAGTTACAAAGGACAACGAcgttaaaaccgttgccaaaaaatAACAACATTGGTAATGCTTTAAAACCGTTGTCTTAGATGACTATAAAATGGCATTAttttaaaaccgttgccaaaaaaaGTAATGGTAACGCTTTTAAACCGTTGTCTTAGATGACTATATAATGGCAATGAttttaaaaccgttgccaaaaaacCAGTGGTAACGGTTTTAAACCGTTGTCTTAGACAACTATAAATTGGCAACAGTACAAAAACTGTTACCAAAAAACGACACCAACGGTAATGCTTTAAAACCGTTGCTGTTGTGGATAACAAAACTAcaacagtttaaaaccgttgccaatCCAGGTACGGTTTTAGAGCGTTGTATGAAGAAAAAGAACGGTCTAAAACCGTTGCTTCTCGAGTAACGGTTTGAAACCGTTGTTTAAAATTTGTGTTCAAAACCGTTGCCTATACCAATAACTTTGGCAACAGTTTTTTTGTTACTGTTGCCTtaggtcaaaaaccgttgcctttgagcattggcaacggccgcatataccacaggtcaaaaaccgttgccaaagcgtTGTCTAAAATTTAGGGAACGGTTTTTCAATTTacggcaacggtttttgaccgttGCGAAAAGCTTTGTTTGTTGTAGTGATATGCTATTATTGAATATTTCCAACAACTGGACATTGTTCTTTATGCTTAGTAACCATTTCTTTTATGTCCCCTTGCTTGGCACGGGTCTTAAAACTAGTTATTAtctaaactcaacaatctctcctTTAATTACAAACATAATATATGAGGTGATAGTCAAAAGAATtgtaagaattaaaaattagaaaCTTCCCTTTGATGATACTATTTTAACTTAATGTGCTCCCCCTTTCTTTCATAAGGATTGCTTTCCCTTAATGTATATTTATCGTTTAACTTGAGGACACAAACAATAATACCAATAAAATAATCTAATGTATATACATGCTTATCTATAATTCTAAGGTTACACAAAAACAGAACCATCTGTAACACcctaaatttttaaatcaaaagggTGTTTTTTGAAATCTTATTTTTCAGTGACTAATTTTAGTTCGACGAACCAATTTCGAATCtcgagataaaataaataataatatgatattattattattatgttattattttattttatatgctataattaaaataaaatttagataataatattattatcaagtttgatattataattattttatataataataattttatcataATAGAATTTagataataatatgataataattttattgtaatttaaacTTCTGTTATGgtctaattataattatttataaattattaatgatTTAATCTTATCTGTTAATGCTAATGTTTGATGAACACattaaatttaaaagtaataaCACATTATTAAAGATGGTCCTCTCTCTGTCTCTACTGTCAACATTTTTTTTACCGTTTTTACTTActaaaactactgaaaaattgtCATCCttcgtttcaattttttttttcatcaaaatctttcaGATTTGTTTCAATCACGCCAaggtaaatattttaatttttttattatttttagagtaCTAAtggtactaaaaaaattatagaacattttctttttgtttgatattataaaatatatagttttctttttcatatttttatttttattgtatttattttatttatatgataaatattttttatattattttttagtattttactttttcatgtatattattatttcttattgttttttagttcatcttaatttttttattatatgaatttttttatgatatttcttattattttttatgtattttattagtgttttatcttttaatttaatatttattagtatttttatgtattaaaatatattttattaatttttatatattattttaatttagtaagtaaatattaattttattataaaataatgtcTATCTAttcaaataaaaagtaaaatgataggataatataaaatattatttaaattgatatctattttaataattttttatttaaaaataattttgaatagtataatccaaataatatttattttactataatctattttgatataaaaattgccaaatataaataacattaacataaacttactttttatcaaaatcaagtttgcaaaataaTCTTACAAACTCCAATTTGTATCCAATTTACAAATTATAATCCAAACATACACTCGATCATCCGTCGAGCGTCGAGTGAGACACAATTCGGAATGCTCAAAATAGACGAGGCAAGCAAATATaattatgatatttaaaaataggTCAATTTGTCGACTCGAATAACCGGCGAGTTAACATCGAGCACGGAATAGCTCGTCTAAatgatttttttgttcttctggTTATATAGTCTCTTTTTACAGGTGTCTCACTACCCTAATTCATAACCCTAAAATGGCTCTCAACTCTCATTTCAGACGCTCTGCTCTTCTGCAAATAAATTGAAAAATCTTTACCAAAGTCTACaatataaatttgtttatttttttgggtGTCTAGAATATAAATGAGTTTGATTTTTAACTACAATGCCGGAGAGGTTTAGAGTTTCACACAATGATGCAAATGCCATATCATAGAATATCCGCCCTAGATCTTTCCAGCAAAATATAATTGCTGGCGTGTTCTATGTTTAGGAAATTGTTTCTTGGGTCATACCAAATTAGAAGCtgagaagaaaaaagaacacGGAGAAAAATTAAGATATTAAATGCAAAATAGAAACATAGCTAAATTAGAAAAATCCATCGGCTACGAatattcaaaaagaaaataataaccaCAAAATTCAACACTTAATTGAGATATCGTTTGGCTAAAATtcaattcaacaaaaaaaaactatagaGCAAAAGTTTTCCCGAGACCCTTCATTGGAAGGAATACTAGTTTGGCTATaacaaactaaaagaaagaaaagaactaaTCAAACAAACTGAAGCCCATGTCATCGTCACTCTCTTCCTTGGGCTCCTCCTGCAAATGAAAAATTCACAAGTGCAAAGGGTAAGCTAAAAAATCATGCAATATAATCTTTTATAAAGATGTGAGGTAAACAACAATTCATGATTAATGGAAATTACACTTGATAATCCGATTAACTAGGTTGTCATTTTACTGGTTagtttgagtgatgataatgggcatCAACAAATATAGCATTTATCCTTTTATAGGAAAACATATCAGTATTTCTTTTTTAGAAGAAAATAGCATACAAGTCTGTAAGTAAATTTTAGAAGAAACATTATTTAGCTACCAGATTAGTCATACGATTCAAAACTTGATTCGCATAGAACAAACAAAAATATCAATTACACAAGTTACAAAAATATGCAAACACAATCAGTAACAAATGCCTTAAATTTCCTAATCTGATTGGAGTTTCCAAGATAAAAGTTTAATCAATTGCAATTAGAAAAATCATGACATCACATCAGTCACTAGCATCCTCACTTCGAAacttttttcatatttaaatcatttttaaaatcaaaatattcaCAATCTGAAAATTCTAACAGTGTATCATTGTTTATAATCCATATCATTATATTGACAAATTTCACAACACAAACAACTAATTTAAAAACCTAACAAAATACGCTATCACCATTTCTTAATATGCCTAACAAGCAATTAGCAATCATATCAAGACAAAAAAGTATTCAAAttgaataccttcttctcctccttggcAGGTGCGGCTTCAGCAGCACCACCAGCGGCGGCACCGCCAGCAGGAGCTGCGACGGCGACGGCACCACCGCCACCAGATCCGGCGTTCAAGACGAGATCCTCGATGTTCCTTTTCTGAGCAAGCTTTGCGAAGAGGCTGGGCCAGAATGCCTCAACGGTAACATTAGCAGCCTTCAACAAAGTGTTAATCTTCTCCGCCTGAACGAACACACAAAAACGACAACAAATTGTTACAAAACGCAGAAGTGAGAGAGATCTAAAACATAATGCGGTTGAATCCAATTAAAATGAGAATGGAGAGAAAGTACTAACGGTGATTGGGATCTCTTCGTCGTGGAGAATCAGAGAGGCATAAGTGCAGCCCAACTCGCTGGAACCCATTGCAGAGCAAGTGAATCGTTTGAAGCTAGGAATGTGGCTGGAGCTCTAAACTGCAACTTTGGCTAGGGTTTTGACTCCTTGAGCTGTGCAGGTCTATATATAGTAGTGATACTCATGTTCATTGGGTTtcgctatttttttattttttgatatttctttttcttttggtctttttttttttttttctggtttgagCAACTAATAGGTTGGGCTGCGGTTGGAATACGTATTTTTAACAGATGGGTCACAGTACTTGATTTCGCAGTTGGGCTTATTAAGGCCATGGAGAATTATGCCAATCCAAAACTTCAGAGCGCTTTAGCCCAAAATAGTTCCAGAGCCATAAACAGATAAAAAGGATCTCTCTTGTACTAGCGACTAAATCTTTACCAGATGGTCCTCGAATTCATAGCTTTCACCAATTTGATCATTGTTGTAGTCCGTAAATTGAGCTTAGGAGTTAGGACATCATAGTGATCCCTCAATCCCTTTCCGACTCAATAAACACGCTGATGAACTAGTACTCTCTTGTCATGCTGAACTAATGTGAAATAAcaacaattttattttagtcttggAGCTCAATCTCAAAAACTATAATAGTGTAATTAAGGTCTTAGAGATCAAATTGATAAAAACAAGAGAGCACTGTAAAAATTTAGTCTTGCACTAATACTCATGTTTTACGCAATATTCAACTATTCCATTGTGACGAAGTCCGAAGTTTGAAAACAAACGTTAGGGAATGATATAAGCTTATACGGCTGCCGTGATCCATATCCCATCCAGATGCATATGTATCATCTGTATAAGTTCATTACTTTGCAGTTCATATTTAATTTGCAATTgaataaataattatgttttttCAGACTAGACATAAAGACTAAAGAGAAAAACTTCTGTTTGGTCAATGTCAATAGCAATATAATTGATACAACATCAACTTTTCACCCACCAATAATTAGCCCCAATAGGCTAATTGCAAGAGAAACTGGACAagtttaataagaataaaatttacCGCTTCGGCTGAATTGTTTATGTGTGGttattttctctttctaattGGCACAATTAACTTTTGAAAGCATGGATAAAAATAACTAACAACTCCTCTAAGATCAAACTAACAAGTGTCCAAAAGCGTGGATATAATCCCTAAACGAAACCACATAGTTGGTCGTGTTGATAAGAACAAACAGCTTCAAGAAGAGAGTTGTAGAAAATTCAAAGAAATCAAAGTTGGCTAGTTCTATGATTGTTGCTAGTCAAAGGAGGGGTGAAGAGTTGACCGCGTAAACGGTACAATTCAAGCACGCGTCAAAAGGCCAATGTCCAATACACACAATAAAGAAAGTTCCAGTATAGTCCAAACTCACAAAGCGCACACGCAA from Arachis hypogaea cultivar Tifrunner chromosome 10, arahy.Tifrunner.gnm2.J5K5, whole genome shotgun sequence includes:
- the LOC112715693 gene encoding large ribosomal subunit protein P1 — encoded protein: MGSSELGCTYASLILHDEEIPITAEKINTLLKAANVTVEAFWPSLFAKLAQKRNIEDLVLNAGSGGGGAVAVAAPAGGAAAGGAAEAAPAKEEKKEEPKEESDDDMGFSLFD